The Thalassophryne amazonica chromosome 8, fThaAma1.1, whole genome shotgun sequence genome includes a window with the following:
- the lrrc4ca gene encoding leucine rich repeat containing 4C, genome duplicate a — translation MLNKMTSSQQQQMMRGPRWNRALSDPLFVLLLALQLLVVAGLVRAQTCPSVCSCSNQFSKVICTRRGLREVPDGISTNTRYLNLQENLIQVIKVDSFKHLRHLEILQLSKNHIRKIELGAFNGLASLNTLELFDNRLTTIPNGAFEYLSKLKELWLRNNPIESIPSYAFNRVPSLRRLDLGELKRLSYISEGAFEGLSNLRYLNLGMCNLKEIPNLIPLVKLDELEMSGNQLSVIRPGSFKGLIHLQKLWMMHAQIQTIERNSFDDLQSLVELNLAHNNLTLLPHDLFTPLHHLERVHLHHNPWNCNCDILWLSWWLKEMVPANTSCCARCSSPPHHKGRYIGELDQNYFHCYAPVIVEPPADLNVTEGSAAELRCRASSLTSVTWITPNGSIMTHGAYKVRISVLNDGTLNFTNVTMQDTGTYTCMVSNSAGNTTASATLNVSSTENSSFSYFTTVTVETIEMPHNEGFTTVQHKVGPTPSAGIWESVSPTSTTATTAQTQLSTRATEKTYTIPVTELGGDGSLNGLDEVMKTTKIIIGCFVAITLMAAVMLIIFYKMRKQHHQQNHHAPTRTIEIINVDEDCVAGGPGMESHLTLPPLEHEHLNHYNTYKTAYNHATINSIHSSVHEPLLIRASSKDNVQETQI, via the coding sequence ATGTTAAACAAGATGACCTCCTCTCAGCAGCAGCAGATGATGCGAGGTCCTAGGTGGAACCGGGCCTTATCCGACCCTTTGTTTGTGCTGCTCCTGGCCCTCCAGCTGCTGGTAGTGGCGGGCCTGGTACGTGCTCAGACATGTCCTTCAGTCTGCTCCTGCAGTAACCAGTTCAGTAAGGTTATCTGTACCCGCCGAGGCTTGCGAGAAGTTCCCGATGGCATCTCCACCAACACACGCTATCTGAATCTGCAAGAGAACCTCATCCAAGTAATTAAGGTGGACAGCTTCAAGCACCTTAGACATCTAGAGATCCTGCAACTGAGCAAAAACCACATCCGCAAAATTGAACTGGGGGCCTTCAATGGACTAGCCAGTCTCAATACTTTGGAGCTTTTTGATAACCGTCTCACCACCATCCCAAATGGGGCTTTTGAGTACCTGTCTAAACTAAAGGAGCTTTGGCTGAGGAATAACCCCATAGAGAGCATTCCTTCATATGCTTTCAACAGAGTGCCGTCATTACGGAGGTTGGACCTTGGGGAGCTCAAACGGCTCTCCTACATATCTGAGGGGGCTTTTGAAGGCCTGAGCAACCTGCGCTATTTAAATCTGGGAATGTGCAATCTAAAGGAAATTCCAAACCTTATTCCTTTGGTAAAACTGGATGAGCTGGAGATGTCTGGGAACCAGCTTTCTGTCATTCGGCCTGGCTCATTTAAAGGGCTTATCCACTTGCAGAAGCTATGGATGATGCATGCCCAGATCCAGACCATAGAAAGGAACTCCTTTGATGACCTCCAGTCACTAGTGGAGCTCAACCTTGCCCATAACAACCTTACTTTGTTGCCCCATGATCTCTTCACCCCCTTACATCACCTAGAGAGGGTGCACTTGCATCACAACCCATGGAATTGTAACTGCGACATCCTGTGGCTAAGCTGGTGGTTGAAGGAGATGGTACCAGCAAACACCAGCTGCTGTGCCCGCTGCAGTTCCCCACCCCACCACAAGGGGAGATACATTGGTGAGCTGGACCAGAACTACTTTCACTGTTATGCTCCAGTTATTGTGGAGCCTCCGGCAGACCTAAATGTTACAGAGGGAAGCGCTGCAGAGTTGAGATGCAGAGCCAGCTCCTTGACGTCAGTAACTTGGATTACACCAAATGGCTCAATCATGACGCATGGTGCATACAAGGTCAGAATCTCTGTGCTGAACGATGGCACTCTGAACTTTACCAACGTCACCATGCAAGACACAGGCACCTATACATGTATGGTCAGTAATTCTGCAGGTAACACCACGGCGTCTGCCACACTCAATGTGTCCTCTACAGAGAACAGCAGCTTCAGCTACTTCACCACAGTGACAGTAGAAACTATCGAGATGCCACATAATGAAGGCTTCACAACTGTGCAGCATAAGGTGGGCCCCACCCCATCTGCCGGAATATGGGAATCTGTTTCACCCACATCAACAACTGCCACCACAGCCCAGACCCAACTGTCCACCCGCGCCACAGAGAAGACTTACACAATCCCTGTCACTGAGCTGGGAGGAGACGGCTCCCTGAACGGACTCGATGAGGTCATGAAGACAACCAAGATCATTATTGGCTGCTTTGTTGCAATCACACTCATGGCAGCTGTCATGCTGATTATATTCTACAAGATGCGCAAACAGCATCACCAGCAGAACCACCACGCGCCGACGCGCACCATTGAAATCATAAATGTGGATGAGGACTGTGTAGCTGGAGGCCCGGGCATGGAGAGCCACCTGACTCTGCCTCCTTTGGAGCATGAGCACCTCAACCACTATAACACCTACAAGACTGCATACAACCATGCCACGATCAACTCCATACACAGCTCAGTGCACGAACCTTTGTTAATCCGGGCCAGCTCGAAAGACAATGTGCAAGAAACTCAAATCTGA